In [Phormidium] sp. ETS-05, the genomic window GGCTGGTAAGGCGATCGCTGAAGTCGGTCAGTTCTGGCTTGTGGGAGATGAGGACCTTGGTTTCCGGGAGAGTAGTGGCCATGCACGCAACAGACGATTGTAATTAAATCTTAACTTTATTTATTAAATTTGGGGTAAAATTAACCTAAAAATTTTTCTCCTATATTATCTTTATTTTTCTCACATAAAACTAATTGATAACAAAGCTATATATACATTCACTTTCTTAAATCCGCTAATATCCTGTTTTTTTTGTCTGAACCAGCAATTATACTTATTGTCAGGCACTGGCTAAACCCCAAGTCTAGCCAACAAAAATCTTATATCACTTAAATACTAAAGCAATATTTAAGTGATATAAGCCAAAAACCACAGCAGAAAACACCATAGAGCATCCCTAGGCTTAACCCCATCTGGTACTAATCACTCACCTTGACTAAAGTGAGTACATTTGTGGTAGCTTTTATTCCGACAACTAGGAGACGGGGAAGCAATTCCCCCCTCTCCCCCCTTGGGAGAGGGGCTAGGGGTGAGGGCTTTAGCGGAGGGACCAGGGGACGGGGGGACCAGGGGACGGGGAGGGGAGGGAGGAAGATTGCTGACCACACTCCCCACACTCCCCGTCTCCAGCATAATTAACGAGTAGCTGGCCACACAATTATCCCCGCCGGATTAACATATCCCGAAATATCTCCCCATTTCACCGATGCCAAACCGCCACTAAAATAACTAGCAAAATCGAATTGTGGCTCGATTATCATTGCCCCATTTTTATCAATATAACCCCACTTTTCTCCCCGCCGTACCGCCGCCATTCCCTCAGAGAAAAGTCCCGCTACCTGAAATTGGGGCGAAATCACCAAATTACCAGTTTTATCGATATAACCCCACTTGCCGCCAACCCGCACCGCTGCCAAACCTTCGGCAAAAAATGTGGCATAATTAAACTGCGGCTCTATGATAAAACTGCCAGTTTTATCAAGATAACCCCACTTACCGGTTAATTCCACATTGGCCAACCCTTCTTTAAAACTAAACGCACTTTTAAACTGCGGCTCAATGAGAAATTTACCGGATTTATCGATAAATCCCCACAGATTATTTACTGTTACCCCCGCCAGTCCCTCGGTGAAACTCCAAACTGCAGCATACCGGTGAGGAATCACCAATTTACCGGTTTTATCGATAAATCCCCACAAGCCATTTAATTTTACCGCCGCCAGTCCTTCAGAAAATCCCAAGGCTTCCTCAAACTTGGGTTCAATGACAAATTTACCAGATTTATCGATAAATCCCCACAACCCATTTAATTTTACCCCCGCCAGTCCCTCCGTGAAACCCCAGACCAAATCAAACTGAGGCGGGATGACAATTTGGCCAGCTTCATCAATATAACCCCATTGGCCATTCACTTGCACAGCAGCTAGCTCGTGGAAAAATCCCCAAGCGATATCAAATTGGGGCTTAATTATCATATTTCCGGTTTGGTCAATATACCCAAATTTGCCCTTATGGAAAACCGCAAATAAATTGAGTAATTCTGGCTCTTGGGCTAATAAAATCGGTGGCATATTGGGGGTAATATCCTGGGGATGGATAATAGATGAGGATAAGACGATAGACAGAGGGAATAAAACATAAGTTTTTATAATTGTTAATTGATAATTTTCTTTTGATAATTGATATTATCAAAGGACAAAGGACAAAGGACAAAGGACAAAGGATAAATTAAACCGCGTCGGGGTCGATGCCCAATTCTCGCAGTTTTTCTGCTAGGCGTTCCGCTCGTTTTTCGGCCATAATTCGCTGATTGTCCAATTCTATATAGGTGGCGAATTGGCGACCGTCGGGGCGATAGATTTCTAAGCCTTCATCTCCCATTTGAAACCGGATACCCAACCGGGGGGAAACCCAGCCGTTGATTTCGGCTATGGCGGTTAATTTATCTCCCTGACGTATCCAACCACCGAAATCGATTTTATCCGGGTCATAGATATAGTATTCCTCTACCCCATAATCCCAATAAAACTGCCATTTTTTCACCATTTCGCTGATGGTGTTACCGGGAGATAGTACCTCAAATACTACTTGGGGAGGGATGTTGTCTTCTTTCCACTGGAGATAAGACCCCCGTCTGCCTTTGGGACGCCCAAAAGCTACTAGAATGTCTGGGGCAACTTTTAGACTGCCGTTTTCTTCTACGGGATACCAGAGTAAATCTCCGGCGACAAATACGTTAGGGTTGTCTTTGAATAAGGCATCGATACCGCCTTGGATGGTGACTATCCAGCGAAATTGTTCGGTGTTGTCGGCAATTGGTTTGCCGTCGCTTTCGGGGTAGATGATTTCTGGTTTGGCAGGGGGGTTGAGTTGTGTTACCATTGCTGCATCGGGGGGGGGTGATGAGATTAATTATAGCAGATTTTGAGGGATTAATCTGGAATTACAGCTTGTTCACAAGTCGCTTAACACATTGCCCTCACCCTAAATCTGGATCCCAGAGAGGGAGAGGGACTTTGAGAGCCGATTAGATTATTTTTGAACACGCTGTAACCCGCCAAATGACAAATGACAAATGACAAAGGACAAATTTAAATTTGCCAAATTGGTTGACAATCTAGGGTGAATTGTGATAAGATGTTTTCGCCGGATATGGTGGTGGGATTGGTGAGGGTTTCGGGGGGTTGTTGGGGGCGATAGATGGTGATGGTGCGGGTTTGGGGGTCAATTAACCAGCCTAGTTGGGCGCCGTTTTCTAGGTATTCTTGCATTTTGTCTTGAAGGGTTTTCAGGCTGTCGGTGGGGGAGCGCAGTTCTATCACAAATTCGGGGCAAAGGGGGGGAAATTTGGTTTTTTGTTCGGGGGTGAGGGCATCCCATTTCTCTTGACTTACCCAGGAGGCATCGGGGGAACGGTTTGAGCCGTTGGGGAGTTTAAATCCGGTGGAAGAGTCAAATACTTTGCCTAATTTGTTCTGACGGTTCCAGGCTTGCAGTTGATAGGTGATTTCGCTATTGCGGTTTCCGGTTTCTCCTCCAGTTGGTGGCATGATGATGAGTTCTCCTCGGTGGGTGCGTTCAAATCTTAAATCGCGGTTATTGTGACAAAGTTGCCAGAATTGCTCATCGGTGAGTTCGATGTTTAATTCTAGGGATTCTTCTAGGGTGATGGTGGTTTTCATGGTGGTTTGATATGGGAGGATAATTATATTATAGCGGTTTGCTAGTCTATCTGAGACAGTGCCCTCACCCCAAACCCCTCTCCCAGAAAGGGGGAGGGGCTTTTGAGTTGGACAAGATCATTAAACAGAAGCGCTGTATAGATGGGGGATATAGAAAATACGGGGAATGGGGGATGGGGGTGCGCAGGGGAATCCCAGTCACCCCGGGGGTGAGGGCGAAGCATCCGCGAAGTCGGTTTTTCGTTTCACTGAGAGATTTGGGCGCGGATGCTGTCGCTCCTACGGAATTACTTCTCTCCCTCTCCCCATTACCCCACTGGGGGGGTTAAGCTAATTCCAATCGGTGGGAATATGAACAGGGAGGGTAAATTGTGAGTGGTTCAGTTAATATGCAGGGGGGAAATGGCGAATCCGTTACGCCGAAACAACTGAGCCTGCAGCGGGGAGGAGAGGAATTAGTTTTAGAAAAAATGGCCGATCGCTTCACTTTTCGCCTCAAAGGTGATGGGGTGCCTTCTGGGGCGGTCATCCAGAAGGCATTACCTGCTAATGCCAGTAATTACCAGATTTTGCCCCGCACCAACTTAGTGGAAGTACGTATCGCCCCAGATAAGTTGGAAGTAGGGATGCAGCAGACTCGCACCCAAGAAAATGTGGCATTTGCCAGTCACGTTTACCAGGTGCAAAATAATCCGGGGATGGTGGTTTATCTCACCGCCGAAGTGACGGTACAATTTGCCGATAATTTGGAATTGGGCCGTTGCCTCGATATCACGACGACGGCGGGTTTAGAATTACTCCGGGCTCTTGAAGGCATCCCCAACGCTTTTATTTTTATCGTCAGTCGTCAGGCGGCGGCAAATCCGGTGAAAATTGCGGATTCTTTGATGCAGTTCCCGGAAGTGCTGCTGGCAGAACCTAATGTGGTGGTACGATCGCAGCAACATTACCGCCCCAAAGACAGCCTTTATCCTAAACAATGGTATCTCTACCACAACGGCGGACCGGGTTTAACTCCGGGCTCCCACATTGACGCGGAGAAGGCGTGGGATATCACTCGGGGCAACCGTTCGGTGGTAGTTGCCATTGCTGATGATTCCGTGGATATCAATCACCCAGATTTCACGGCCCCCGGCAAAATTGTCGCCCCCAAAGACTTAAAAAACCAAGATTTTTCCCCCCTACCGGAGGCAGAGTCCGATAACCACGGTACAGGTTGCGCTGGCGTGGCGGTGGCGGAGGAAAATGGGGTTGGTGTGGTGGGTGTGGCTCCTGGTTGTGCCTTAATGCCCATTCGGACTACCGGGTTTTTGGATGATGAGTCGATCGAAGAACTCTTCGACTGGGCCGCATCCAAAGGCGCCGCCGTCATATCCTGTAGTTGGGGCGCTTCCTCCCCCCACTTTCCCCTTTCTCTGCGCCAAAGTGCCGCCATCTCCCGCGCCGCCACCACCGGACGCAACGGCAAAGGTTGCGTTATCGTCTTCGCCGCCGGGAACGCCAACCGCCCCACCAACGGCACTATCAGAGAAAGTGGCTGGCCCGGTGATGCCCTCAAAGGCGATACCAAATGGCTCGCCGGTTTCACCGTTCACCCCGATGTTATTACTGTGGCGGCTGCCACCAGTTTGAGCAAAAAAGCCGCCTATAGCAATTGGGGAAAATCTATATCTGTCTGCGCTCCCAGCAATAATGCCCCCCCAGGACTGTGGTTGCCAGATACCGGCTATGTGATGAGCGCACCCCAAATTACCACTTTCCTCGCTGGTCAGGGAGTATTCACCACGGACCGTTTAGGCGCCGCCGGTTATGACAAAAGCGACTATACCGGCGGGTTCGGCGGCACATCCAGCGCTACTCCTGTGGTGGCGGGGGTGGCGGCTTTGGTTTTGTCGGTTAACCCGGACCTTACGGCTGCTCAGGTGAAACAAATTTTGCAGCAAACGGCGGATAAAATCACTGACCCGGACCCTGACCCGCAACTGGGCAACCGGATGGGGACTTATGATACAACTGGTCATTCCCAGTGGTTCGGTTATGGCAAGGTGAATGCTTATAAAGCGGTGGTGATGGCGCGGCAAATGTTGGTGCCACCAGCGGCGGCGCAAGTGTGGCTGCAGGTGCGCTCCCAAACCGGGCAAGCTATTCCCGACTATCAGCCAGGGACAACCGGTAAGTTTGATTTACTGTTTTTTGGTGGTTCTGTACTGGAAGGTTTGGTGGTGAATGTGGCTTTTAGTGATAGTCGGACGGTGAAGGATATTCGCTTGAGCGTGAATATTACCCATGAGTTTCTGGGGGATTTGGAAATTAGTTTAATTGCTCCTAATGGTAAAGTGGCTTTAGTTCAAGGTCGGACTTTGGGCAGTCAAACTCGTTTGCAAAGGTCTTATGGGGTGGATAATGCCCCGGCTCTGAAGCTACTGCTGAACCAGGCGGCGAGGGGGACTTGGAAGTTGCAAGTGTGCGATCGTGCCCCCGCCGATACCGGTACTCTCAACGGTTGGGAATTGGCGATCGGCGTTTGATTTTGTCATTTGTCATTTGTCATTTGTCATTTGTCCTTTGTCATTTGTCATTTGTCATTTGTCATTTGTCATTTGTCCTTTGTCAGATGTCAGATGTGCGGAATATTCCGCACCCTGCTCCCCGTCTCCCCTGCTCCCCTGCACAAGCGCTCCCCCGCTCCCCTGCACAAGCGCTCCCCTGCTCCCCGTCACCCCGTCACCCCTGCTCCCCCGTCCGCCTCCGCGCAAACCAAGATTGCAACTGCTCCCGGCAAGCCGACTCCAATATCCCCGCAATTACCGGTAATTTATGATAAGAACAAGCACTATCAGGAATATTGGCCACCGTGAGAACCGCCCCAGTTTTCGGGTCATCGGCTCCATACACCAATAGGCCAATTCTCGCCTGGACGATCGCCCCCGCACACATCGGACAAGGCTCTAAAGTCACATACAAAGTACAATCATTCAAATGCCAATTTTGTAACACCTGACCCGCCTTTCTCAAAGCCATAATTTCCGCGTGAGCCGTGGGGTCTTTATCCCGTTCTTTCCGATTTTCACCCGTAGCAATCACATTTCCTTGAGCATCAACAATCACCGCTCCTACAGGCACCTCCCCCGCATCCCCCGCCGCCTGCGCTAATTTCAGCGCCTCACCCATATAATGCCGATGGTGTTGATAAATCGGATTATCCAAAACTGGCCATAAATTTTCCATATTTTTTCATCTAATCAACGCTTTTTGCGATAATTTAACTGGCAGCAAGTAGGGTATGATGACTCATAAGTAGTCGGGCGTTTGCCAAACAGCAAATATCGATTATCCCGAATTCCCGCATAAAACCTATCTCCCAGCCATTTGAATCCCGGCATAGCTCGATATGCCGCCACAAACACCCCACCCCAAGGCAGCAAATTTCCGATTTCTTCCGCCGCATCGCTCCCCTGCCAGCGTCTCTCTGGGGCAGAATTATCAATTAAAATCATTCCCATTTCGCAGGATTTCGGGGTAATATCAAAAGCCGCCAAAGCCGCCTCATCCTGCATCGGTGCATAGGCAAATATCTGGCCTTTATCTAATTTTTCTAAAAATTGCACTAAAGTAACGCATAAATTACAATTGCCGTCATAAATTACACTATATTTCATGGATTTTACCCCTTGACAAACACTAATTTTTGATGTATGCTGTTTGAATTATCATTTTTGGTAAAGGCACGGCATCAGCAGTTCTGTAGGGTGGGCAGTGCCAACTACAGAACACTGGTGATAAAAAGAATTATCCGTCAGGCACTGCCCACCCTACTATTGCTAAATTTTGATGTATGCTGTTTGAATGTTCCAGAAACCGGGTTTCTTCACCTGGTCTCGGCTATGATGCAGAAGCTGTTCCAGAAACCCGGTTTCTAAACCAATTCTGCGGCCAAAAGCGAATCCAGTTTCCCTTCGGTGTCTAACTGATACAAGTCATCGCAACCACCAATATGCTGATTATTGACAAAAATCTGGGGAACTGTGCGCCTCCCGTTGGCTCTTTCCGCCATTTTCACCCTCGCCGCTCCGTCACCATCGATTTTGTACTCGATAAACTTAACCCCTTTCCAGGATAACAGCATTTTTGCCCGGATGCAATAGGGACAAGTTTGCCAAGTGTAGATTTCCACCTTAGCTTTAATTTGTTCCGGTTGGCGTCCCAACAGGCGATTTATCAAATTTATCATATTTTCATCCTTGGCACTGACTGATTTTTGAATATGGTACATCAAGTTTATAGAAAAATCAAGGCATTTATGGGGTTACAGCCCAAAGGTTGGTAGTTGGGCTTTAGCCCAAAATATGTTCAATGGGTGATGGCTAAAGGATGATTGCGCCTAGATATCCGTTAAAATCCCATTCTGTACCTAGGGAGGCGTGCAGAAGTCCGTGATTAACGATTTTCAGGTTTTCTATACCTGGATTTTTTGTAGGGGCACGGTGTCATTAATATTTGTGATGAAACCGAGGAATTAATCATGCCGTGCCCCAAATTAATGATGATTTAAATGGGGTGGGCTCGGCGTGATTTATATTTTTGGTTATCCCTATAAATTAATGATGCCGTGCCCCTACAAATGATGATTTTTCATAAAAAAACTACTTTTTCAGTTGTAGGGTGGGCATTGCCACCGATAAATTGCAGCATCAAGATGATGAATTTGTCCAGGTGTCCCTACGGGAGATGATGATTTTTCTCTGGATGGATATGGCATGGCTGGTGAAGGATGATTATATGGCGGTGCCGTTTGCTATACTAGAGTAGTAGTTTTCAGCAAACAGATGGAAGGCTCATCCAAAGTTTCGGGAATCAATGCAAGTTGGGCTTATCCGATTTTAGCACCAGCAGATATAGAAGCCCAATTTTTAGAACTGGCGTCACAGTGGCGACGGGAAACCGTTATGATGTCTTTGGTTCAGAAAATGTCAATGCACCCAGCTTACCAAAGGATTATTGGTATGGGTCAACCGGTTGTACCGCTAATTTTGCGGGAATTAGAACAGGAAGCAGACCATTGGTTTTGGGCATTGCAAGCAATTACAGGGGCTAATCCTGTGTTGCCAGAACAGCGGGGGCGGTTAACAGAGATGGCGGATGCTTGGATACAATGGGGCAGAGAAAATGGCTACAGATGGTAGAGTTGTAGGGTGGGCATTGCCTGCATCAATAATATCTTGGAGATAATCTCTAATTTTTCTGGCTGTCATAAATAAACTACTTCTTTCAGTATTTGTTTCCCTATTTGCGGCTTTAAACCATCTTTCATCACTAAATCAACGGGAAATTTCTAAGATTTCGCTGAGATGGCTTTCTATTTCGCAGAATGTGAGTAAACCAAATCTAAATTTGGGGTCAAATTCCACTAAAATATCTATATCGCTGTTTTGATTTTGTTCTCCCCGGACGTAAGAGCCAAATATCCCGATTTGACGAATTTGATATTTTTCCTGTAATTCTGGTTTGGTTTGGGTGAGG contains:
- a CDS encoding WG repeat-containing protein, producing the protein MPPILLAQEPELLNLFAVFHKGKFGYIDQTGNMIIKPQFDIAWGFFHELAAVQVNGQWGYIDEAGQIVIPPQFDLVWGFTEGLAGVKLNGLWGFIDKSGKFVIEPKFEEALGFSEGLAAVKLNGLWGFIDKTGKLVIPHRYAAVWSFTEGLAGVTVNNLWGFIDKSGKFLIEPQFKSAFSFKEGLANVELTGKWGYLDKTGSFIIEPQFNYATFFAEGLAAVRVGGKWGYIDKTGNLVISPQFQVAGLFSEGMAAVRRGEKWGYIDKNGAMIIEPQFDFASYFSGGLASVKWGDISGYVNPAGIIVWPATR
- a CDS encoding Uma2 family endonuclease, whose translation is MVTQLNPPAKPEIIYPESDGKPIADNTEQFRWIVTIQGGIDALFKDNPNVFVAGDLLWYPVEENGSLKVAPDILVAFGRPKGRRGSYLQWKEDNIPPQVVFEVLSPGNTISEMVKKWQFYWDYGVEEYYIYDPDKIDFGGWIRQGDKLTAIAEINGWVSPRLGIRFQMGDEGLEIYRPDGRQFATYIELDNQRIMAEKRAERLAEKLRELGIDPDAV
- a CDS encoding Uma2 family endonuclease codes for the protein MKTTITLEESLELNIELTDEQFWQLCHNNRDLRFERTHRGELIIMPPTGGETGNRNSEITYQLQAWNRQNKLGKVFDSSTGFKLPNGSNRSPDASWVSQEKWDALTPEQKTKFPPLCPEFVIELRSPTDSLKTLQDKMQEYLENGAQLGWLIDPQTRTITIYRPQQPPETLTNPTTISGENILSQFTLDCQPIWQI
- the tadA gene encoding tRNA adenosine(34) deaminase TadA, which encodes MENLWPVLDNPIYQHHRHYMGEALKLAQAAGDAGEVPVGAVIVDAQGNVIATGENRKERDKDPTAHAEIMALRKAGQVLQNWHLNDCTLYVTLEPCPMCAGAIVQARIGLLVYGADDPKTGAVLTVANIPDSACSYHKLPVIAGILESACREQLQSWFARRRTGEQG
- a CDS encoding thiol-disulfide oxidoreductase DCC family protein yields the protein MKYSVIYDGNCNLCVTLVQFLEKLDKGQIFAYAPMQDEAALAAFDITPKSCEMGMILIDNSAPERRWQGSDAAEEIGNLLPWGGVFVAAYRAMPGFKWLGDRFYAGIRDNRYLLFGKRPTTYESSYPTCCQLNYRKKR
- the grxC gene encoding glutaredoxin 3, with protein sequence MINLINRLLGRQPEQIKAKVEIYTWQTCPYCIRAKMLLSWKGVKFIEYKIDGDGAARVKMAERANGRRTVPQIFVNNQHIGGCDDLYQLDTEGKLDSLLAAELV
- a CDS encoding S8 family serine peptidase, with product MQGGNGESVTPKQLSLQRGGEELVLEKMADRFTFRLKGDGVPSGAVIQKALPANASNYQILPRTNLVEVRIAPDKLEVGMQQTRTQENVAFASHVYQVQNNPGMVVYLTAEVTVQFADNLELGRCLDITTTAGLELLRALEGIPNAFIFIVSRQAAANPVKIADSLMQFPEVLLAEPNVVVRSQQHYRPKDSLYPKQWYLYHNGGPGLTPGSHIDAEKAWDITRGNRSVVVAIADDSVDINHPDFTAPGKIVAPKDLKNQDFSPLPEAESDNHGTGCAGVAVAEENGVGVVGVAPGCALMPIRTTGFLDDESIEELFDWAASKGAAVISCSWGASSPHFPLSLRQSAAISRAATTGRNGKGCVIVFAAGNANRPTNGTIRESGWPGDALKGDTKWLAGFTVHPDVITVAAATSLSKKAAYSNWGKSISVCAPSNNAPPGLWLPDTGYVMSAPQITTFLAGQGVFTTDRLGAAGYDKSDYTGGFGGTSSATPVVAGVAALVLSVNPDLTAAQVKQILQQTADKITDPDPDPQLGNRMGTYDTTGHSQWFGYGKVNAYKAVVMARQMLVPPAAAQVWLQVRSQTGQAIPDYQPGTTGKFDLLFFGGSVLEGLVVNVAFSDSRTVKDIRLSVNITHEFLGDLEISLIAPNGKVALVQGRTLGSQTRLQRSYGVDNAPALKLLLNQAARGTWKLQVCDRAPADTGTLNGWELAIGV
- a CDS encoding nucleotidyltransferase family protein — protein: MKTLAQIQTILTQTKPELQEKYQIRQIGIFGSYVRGEQNQNSDIDILVEFDPKFRFGLLTFCEIESHLSEILEISR